A genomic window from Ruminiclostridium cellulolyticum H10 includes:
- a CDS encoding ABC transporter substrate-binding protein, with protein sequence MAKRCKIYLLIFMLSITAACSDSTGLYKNAGTSEAFTPTNKVKILFLSISDSDVRENIREHYIKANLEKEMPDLEVEFDLGGGGQDYANKLKVYNSSGNMPDVWFSEQNLSTVVIDSGNALDLAPYIYKWEFDKKFTEKEFIMPDKNGRIYSVQSGNDMFTTPRLWYHKNIFKRYGIQVPNTYDELLKVCELLKVKGLVPISISGRDGWTLNLHLLQTMIMAEEPQVALDMLNGNTDFTNPVIQRALERIRKLVQVGAFPYNTANLDYEPAINMYTSGRAAMLSAFSWELPRLEKLAPDTDFMPWPSVRGGTDNTKAVQYWGAPLSGYMVWAKTKNPEAAARFAMYCATQDALYYNIESKAPTMLNTGVRIENTSALAKKDLKQLDMAEIKIPSIWSAAFNTRTSAEISVQNRKLLTGRYSPDEYIKAINPLWIENAKEIRERSYDIHYKFHPQP encoded by the coding sequence ATGGCTAAGCGTTGTAAAATATATTTATTGATTTTTATGCTGTCTATAACTGCAGCCTGTAGTGACTCTACAGGCTTGTACAAAAATGCTGGGACATCGGAAGCTTTTACACCGACGAATAAAGTGAAAATCCTCTTTCTCTCCATAAGTGACAGCGATGTAAGGGAAAATATCAGAGAGCACTATATTAAAGCAAATCTGGAAAAAGAAATGCCCGATTTGGAAGTGGAATTTGATTTAGGCGGAGGGGGACAGGATTACGCCAACAAGTTGAAGGTGTATAACTCATCAGGCAACATGCCAGATGTATGGTTTTCGGAGCAAAACCTGTCTACCGTTGTTATTGATTCCGGCAATGCACTTGATTTGGCACCATATATATATAAATGGGAATTTGATAAAAAGTTTACCGAAAAGGAATTTATAATGCCGGACAAAAACGGCAGGATTTACTCTGTTCAATCAGGCAACGACATGTTTACCACTCCAAGGCTGTGGTATCACAAAAATATATTCAAAAGATATGGTATACAGGTTCCTAATACTTATGACGAACTGCTGAAAGTATGTGAACTGTTAAAGGTAAAAGGACTAGTTCCTATTTCAATTTCGGGCAGGGATGGATGGACACTTAATCTTCATCTACTTCAGACAATGATTATGGCTGAAGAACCGCAGGTTGCACTTGATATGCTTAATGGGAATACTGATTTTACCAACCCAGTAATACAGAGGGCTCTGGAACGTATAAGGAAGTTGGTTCAGGTGGGAGCATTTCCTTATAATACTGCAAATCTTGACTATGAGCCGGCAATAAACATGTACACCTCAGGAAGGGCTGCAATGCTGTCGGCATTTTCATGGGAACTGCCGAGGCTGGAAAAGTTGGCCCCTGATACTGATTTCATGCCATGGCCGTCTGTAAGAGGGGGGACTGACAATACTAAGGCTGTACAATACTGGGGTGCTCCCTTAAGCGGCTATATGGTATGGGCAAAAACAAAAAATCCTGAGGCAGCCGCACGTTTTGCAATGTACTGTGCTACCCAGGATGCATTATATTATAATATTGAGAGTAAAGCTCCAACAATGCTTAACACCGGAGTAAGAATAGAGAATACCTCTGCCTTGGCAAAAAAGGATCTGAAACAGCTTGATATGGCTGAAATAAAGATACCCTCCATTTGGTCGGCTGCCTTTAATACCAGAACCTCTGCAGAAATTTCCGTTCAAAACAGAAAGCTTCTGACAGGGAGGTATTCTCCCGATGAATATATCAAGGCAATAAATCCTCTGTGGATTGAAAACGCGAAGGAAATAAGGGAGAGAAGCTATGATATACACTATAAATTTCATCCTCAACCCTGA
- a CDS encoding beta-L-arabinofuranosidase domain-containing protein, whose translation MFENFNLDKIKLSDKYFSVRRETAKKYVNDFDINRLMHTFRKNAGIESLAEPLGGWESEECNLRGHFVGHFLSACSKFAFSDNDDCLKTKADNIVKIMAECASENGYLSAFGEEMLDILETEEDRGVWAPYYTLHKILQGLVDCYLFLNNKTALSLAVNLAHYIRRRFERLSYWKTDGILRCTRVNPVNEFGGIGDVLYSLYEITGDRKIFDLADIFNRDYFIGNLAADRDVLEDLHANTHLPMVISAIHRFNLTGEYKYKHAAQNFYKYLLGRTFVNGNSSSKATSFKKGEVSEKSEHWGAHNHLENSLTGGESESCCAHNTEKIVQQLFAWTEDERFLEHLEILKYNAVLNSTSTVTGLSQYQQPMGTGVKKNFSGLFDTFWCCTGTGIEAMSEIQKNIWFKDKDTLLLNMFIASTVQWDEKNVKIVQNTAYPDNTVSVLTVSTSNPVSFTLMLRKSQVKSVKINGKSFNFIADNGYIYIKRIFNNNDTIEIEIDSSLHLIQLKGSENKAAVMYDRILLAQLGQKPYLDAIDCDNVNQRLIKAGSPLLSFKICDNEDGCTEFIPLFRVEDEIYSVYHSFSPLFPSRFQSTEDLLP comes from the coding sequence ATGTTTGAAAATTTTAATCTGGACAAAATAAAACTATCGGACAAGTATTTCAGTGTTCGAAGGGAAACAGCAAAAAAATATGTGAATGATTTTGATATCAACCGACTTATGCATACCTTCCGGAAAAATGCAGGTATTGAATCGCTTGCAGAACCTCTTGGGGGCTGGGAAAGCGAAGAATGCAACCTGAGAGGGCATTTCGTTGGACACTTCCTGTCTGCATGCTCCAAGTTTGCATTTTCTGATAATGATGACTGTTTGAAAACTAAAGCAGATAATATTGTAAAAATCATGGCCGAATGTGCCAGTGAAAATGGGTATTTGAGTGCTTTTGGCGAAGAAATGCTGGACATTCTGGAAACTGAGGAGGACAGGGGAGTATGGGCACCTTATTACACCTTGCATAAAATATTGCAGGGTTTGGTAGATTGCTATTTATTTCTGAATAACAAGACAGCCCTTTCCCTTGCTGTCAATCTGGCACATTACATTCGCAGGCGGTTCGAAAGGCTGTCATATTGGAAAACAGACGGAATACTCCGTTGTACAAGAGTTAACCCCGTAAATGAATTCGGAGGGATTGGAGATGTCCTGTACAGTTTGTATGAGATTACCGGAGATAGGAAAATATTTGATCTGGCGGATATTTTTAATCGTGATTATTTTATCGGGAACCTTGCCGCAGACAGGGATGTGCTTGAAGATCTGCATGCCAACACACATCTTCCTATGGTCATATCCGCCATACACCGTTTTAACCTTACAGGTGAATACAAATATAAGCATGCAGCCCAAAACTTTTATAAATATCTCTTGGGCAGAACTTTCGTAAACGGAAACAGCAGTTCCAAAGCTACCTCTTTCAAAAAAGGAGAGGTTTCTGAAAAATCAGAACACTGGGGAGCCCATAACCATCTGGAGAATTCATTGACTGGCGGTGAAAGCGAAAGTTGCTGTGCTCACAATACTGAGAAGATTGTACAACAGTTATTTGCTTGGACTGAGGATGAAAGGTTTCTTGAGCACTTGGAAATTTTGAAATATAATGCGGTTCTCAACAGTACAAGCACCGTGACTGGCCTTTCTCAGTATCAGCAGCCCATGGGAACAGGTGTAAAAAAGAATTTCAGCGGTTTATTCGATACCTTCTGGTGCTGTACTGGTACAGGAATAGAAGCAATGAGTGAAATCCAAAAAAATATATGGTTTAAGGACAAAGACACTCTTCTTCTGAATATGTTTATAGCTTCCACAGTTCAATGGGATGAAAAAAATGTAAAAATTGTACAAAATACAGCTTATCCTGACAATACCGTATCTGTTTTAACAGTCAGCACTTCTAACCCTGTCTCATTCACTCTTATGCTTAGAAAATCGCAGGTTAAGTCTGTCAAGATTAATGGTAAAAGTTTTAATTTTATTGCAGATAATGGGTATATATACATAAAACGTATTTTCAACAACAATGATACAATTGAAATCGAAATCGACAGCTCCTTGCACCTGATACAGCTTAAAGGCAGTGAAAATAAGGCTGCAGTCATGTATGACAGAATATTGCTTGCTCAGTTGGGGCAAAAACCGTATCTGGACGCAATAGACTGTGATAATGTAAATCAAAGGCTGATTAAGGCCGGCAGCCCGCTGCTCTCATTTAAAATATGTGACAATGAAGATGGCTGCACAGAATTTATTCCGCTGTTCAGGGTTGAGGATGAAATTTATAGTGTATATCATAGCTTCTCTCCCTTATTTCCTTCGCGTTTTCAATCCACAGAGGATTTATTGCCTTGA
- a CDS encoding ABC transporter substrate-binding protein produces the protein MIKLTKLTSGVVAIAMLFSLTACGGGNEKGSDSTEASSSGAAQTSQAASNNTEKVKIKFLSYSTDENRNNIRDKYIKVNIEKDMPNVEVEYDLGGGGQDYANKLKAYNASGDMPDVWFSEQNLSSVVVEAGNALDLAPFVQKTGFDKKFKMQEVVTPDKDGKLYCVQPGADQYFTPRLWYHKDIFAKNNIQIPTTFDELVKVCETLKGKGVVPMAIVGKDGWTPNLHMLQTMIMAEDPQVALDLVNNKTDFSNPVVKNALGRIQKLVQVGAFAPGVTNVDYGPAVEAYTSGKAAMLAMFTWETTNLEKAAPDTDFIVWPSAKEGNDANSSIQFWGAPLSGYLVSANTKNPEVAANFAMFCATQDALYYNTEQKAPTALDTGIKIEGISPLLQKSLDQFDAATLKIPSLWAATYNTKMSAEISTLNSKLLTGKYSPDDYIKEINPVWAENFK, from the coding sequence ATGATTAAGTTAACAAAGCTTACATCAGGTGTTGTGGCTATTGCTATGCTATTTTCTTTAACTGCTTGCGGTGGTGGAAATGAAAAGGGTTCGGATTCAACCGAGGCATCTTCTTCAGGAGCTGCACAAACCTCACAAGCGGCATCAAATAACACCGAAAAGGTTAAGATCAAATTCCTTTCATATAGCACTGATGAAAACAGAAATAATATCCGTGACAAATATATAAAGGTGAACATTGAAAAGGATATGCCCAATGTTGAGGTAGAATATGATTTGGGCGGAGGCGGACAGGATTACGCAAACAAGCTGAAAGCCTACAACGCATCTGGCGATATGCCTGACGTATGGTTCTCAGAGCAAAACCTCTCATCTGTTGTTGTAGAGGCAGGTAATGCTTTAGATTTGGCCCCATTTGTACAAAAAACTGGTTTTGACAAAAAATTTAAAATGCAGGAAGTAGTTACACCTGACAAGGACGGAAAGCTTTATTGCGTTCAGCCTGGTGCCGATCAATACTTCACACCAAGATTATGGTATCACAAGGATATATTTGCTAAGAATAACATTCAGATTCCTACCACGTTTGATGAACTTGTTAAAGTTTGTGAAACCCTTAAAGGTAAGGGTGTTGTTCCAATGGCAATAGTAGGTAAGGACGGTTGGACTCCAAACCTTCATATGTTACAGACTATGATCATGGCTGAAGATCCGCAGGTTGCATTAGACTTGGTAAATAATAAGACGGATTTCAGCAATCCTGTAGTTAAAAATGCATTGGGAAGAATACAGAAGCTAGTACAGGTAGGAGCTTTTGCACCAGGAGTGACAAACGTAGACTACGGTCCTGCTGTTGAAGCTTATACATCCGGAAAAGCTGCAATGTTGGCAATGTTCACATGGGAGACAACAAATCTAGAAAAAGCTGCTCCTGATACTGATTTTATTGTATGGCCTTCAGCAAAGGAAGGAAATGATGCAAATTCATCAATACAGTTCTGGGGTGCACCACTGAGTGGATATCTCGTATCTGCAAATACTAAAAACCCTGAAGTTGCCGCTAATTTTGCAATGTTCTGTGCAACTCAGGACGCACTTTACTACAACACAGAACAAAAGGCACCGACAGCACTTGATACCGGAATTAAAATCGAAGGAATATCTCCTTTACTGCAGAAGAGCCTTGATCAGTTTGATGCTGCAACATTAAAGATTCCATCTTTGTGGGCGGCTACATATAACACCAAAATGTCAGCCGAAATTTCAACACTGAACAGCAAGCTTCTTACAGGAAAGTATTCACCAGATGATTATATCAAGGAAATCAATCCTGTATGGGCTGAGAATTTTAAATAA
- a CDS encoding carbohydrate ABC transporter permease yields the protein MNKTYGNKLAIFIFSFPALLLFTVFVIYPLFPEILISFQKNDGFKSMGYVGFENYINVLKDSTFWRSNINTFTMVLISACIGLPLSLLLALIMDRQGERVKRFFKASSVFPAILSVTVIAQMWIAIYEPQWGLVNSILRGVGLGNFALEWLSNEQTVVLAITAAFLWQYIGLNALLFYTGIKAIPKTYYEAAVIDGAGFFRTSVKITIPLLQDVSKYVLVLSLLGCMSQFAHVRIMTAGGPGDVSRTVIYQLYYKAFSASDFGQGCAIAIIFVLECLVVTFFINKFVAREKIEF from the coding sequence ATGAACAAAACTTATGGCAACAAACTTGCAATATTCATATTTTCTTTTCCGGCATTACTGTTGTTTACTGTTTTTGTAATCTATCCTCTCTTTCCAGAGATACTGATAAGCTTTCAAAAAAACGATGGGTTTAAAAGTATGGGATATGTCGGATTTGAAAATTATATAAATGTTCTTAAGGATTCAACTTTTTGGAGATCCAACATAAATACTTTTACGATGGTACTTATATCCGCATGCATCGGATTGCCTCTATCCCTGCTTCTTGCTTTGATTATGGATAGACAGGGTGAACGGGTAAAAAGGTTTTTTAAGGCCAGCAGCGTATTTCCCGCAATACTTTCGGTAACAGTTATAGCACAGATGTGGATAGCAATTTATGAACCGCAGTGGGGCTTGGTTAATAGTATATTAAGGGGAGTTGGTCTGGGTAATTTTGCTTTGGAATGGTTGTCTAATGAGCAAACAGTAGTTCTTGCTATAACGGCGGCTTTCCTATGGCAATATATAGGTTTAAATGCTTTGCTTTTTTATACAGGTATAAAGGCAATTCCAAAGACATATTACGAAGCAGCGGTTATTGATGGTGCGGGGTTCTTTAGAACAAGCGTAAAAATTACGATTCCCCTGTTGCAGGACGTAAGCAAATATGTGCTTGTTCTCTCACTGCTAGGCTGTATGTCACAATTTGCCCATGTAAGGATAATGACCGCCGGAGGACCCGGTGATGTTTCAAGAACAGTTATATACCAGCTATATTATAAAGCCTTTTCAGCTTCCGATTTCGGTCAGGGCTGTGCAATTGCAATAATATTTGTGCTGGAATGTCTGGTGGTAACGTTTTTTATTAACAAATTTGTTGCAAGAGAGAAGATTGAATTCTAA
- a CDS encoding carbohydrate ABC transporter permease yields the protein MDVTNKNKLYKILVNTAMVFIGLTFLFPLYWMINLSFKSRSEVYDNPFGLPEQWVFDNYSGALEKFNFPRYLSNSLIYSVSTIVITIFLGSMLAYCLSRMNWKFKGFALSYISMGLIVPAQVVIIPLLMMTRSMGLKGTHLGLILPYSAFALSSCVLMLYAFFRGLPKELEEAACIDGCNIYQTYFRIILPVIKPAIATQCVLIFINIYNEFFLAFILAADDKIRPLTVGLLNFFVSIGVSHWGQIGAAMIITSLPMIIVYMFGNEQIENALTAGAILK from the coding sequence GTGGACGTTACGAATAAAAATAAACTTTACAAAATATTAGTAAATACAGCTATGGTATTTATTGGGTTGACTTTTCTCTTCCCCTTGTACTGGATGATAAATCTGTCGTTTAAGTCAAGAAGCGAAGTGTATGACAATCCATTTGGGCTTCCTGAACAATGGGTTTTTGACAACTATAGCGGAGCACTTGAAAAATTTAATTTTCCGAGGTATCTATCCAACAGTTTGATATATTCTGTAAGTACAATCGTTATAACAATATTTTTGGGAAGTATGCTCGCATACTGCCTGAGCAGAATGAACTGGAAGTTTAAAGGATTTGCTTTGAGCTACATTTCAATGGGTCTGATTGTACCCGCCCAGGTGGTAATTATACCATTGCTTATGATGACACGAAGTATGGGTTTAAAAGGTACACACCTTGGCTTGATACTTCCTTATTCGGCCTTTGCTCTCTCTTCATGTGTTCTTATGCTTTACGCCTTTTTCAGAGGCCTGCCGAAAGAACTGGAAGAAGCGGCCTGTATTGATGGATGCAATATCTATCAAACTTACTTCAGAATTATTCTGCCTGTTATAAAACCGGCAATTGCCACTCAATGTGTTCTGATATTTATTAATATATATAACGAATTCTTTCTAGCTTTTATTTTAGCGGCTGATGACAAGATTCGGCCTTTAACGGTTGGTTTGCTTAACTTCTTTGTAAGCATAGGAGTGTCCCATTGGGGACAAATCGGGGCTGCCATGATTATTACAAGCCTGCCAATGATAATAGTATATATGTTTGGAAATGAGCAAATAGAGAACGCTCTTACAGCAGGTGCAATTTTGAAATAA